The following proteins are encoded in a genomic region of Sesamum indicum cultivar Zhongzhi No. 13 linkage group LG8, S_indicum_v1.0, whole genome shotgun sequence:
- the LOC105167276 gene encoding BAG family molecular chaperone regulator 2 (The sequence of the model RefSeq protein was modified relative to this genomic sequence to represent the inferred CDS: added 80 bases not found in genome assembly), with translation MMKRRFQFNATRNGVQASDPNEEEVEWEMRPGGMLVQKRSDNSQLIAPPNLRIRVAYGAARYQISANSQSTFGELKKLLAVETGLEPGEQRLIFRGKDRENGEYLDTCGVKDRSKVILIEDPESKERRLIEMRRNAKIQAIHRLIDDVSAEVDRLAEQVCIIEKSIANGNKVAELQITTLIEMLMRQAVKLDSIPAEGDACAGKKDSEGKRVQKCVETLDVLKESNGKERVEAVVVTTKWETFESSPAVLTQWELFD, from the exons ATGATGAAACGTAGATTTCAGTTCAACGCTACACGGAACGGAGTCCAGGCCTCTGATCCCAATGAAGAAGAGGTGGAGTGGGAGATGCGGCCCGGCGGAATGCTGGTGCAGAAAAGAAGCGACAACTCTCAACTTATTGCTCCGCCAAATTTACGCATTCGAGTGGCTTATGGCGCCGCTCGCTATCAGATCTCTGCCAATTCACAATCAACTTTCG GTGAACTGAAGAAGCTTCTGGCGGTGGAAACGGGGCTGGAGCCCGGCGAACAGCGGCTGATTTTCAGAGGAAAAGATAGAGAAAATGGCGAGTATTTAGACACTTGCGGAGTGAAAGACCGGTCGAAGGTCATCTTAATCGAGGATCCAGAAAGCAAAGAAAGAAGGCTGATTGAGATGCGCAGGAACGCCAAGATCCAGGCCATTCATCGGTTGATCGACGACGTGTCCGCGGAGGTAGATAGACTGGCGGAGCAG GTCTGTATAATTGAGAAATCAATTGCAAATGGTAATAAAGTAGCAGAGCTGCAGATCACGACGTTGATCGAAATGTTAATGAGACAAG TGTGTGGAAACATTAGATGTGCTGAAGGAATCAAATGGGAAGGAGAGAGTAGAAGCTGTGGTTGTAACCACCAAGTGGGAGACCTTTGAGTCCTCTCCTGCAGTCCTAACCCAATGGGAACTCTTTGATTGA
- the LOC105167277 gene encoding tyrosine/DOPA decarboxylase 2-like, which produces MGSIQNQESHHGSSAGTIRPLDPEEFRRQGHLVIDFLADYYNNVEKYPVRSQVEPGYLKKRMPESAPYDPEPIEEILRDVQKDIVPGITHWQSPSYFAYFPASGSIAGFLGEILGIGFNIVGFNWMSSPAATELESIVMDWLGKMLKLPAKFLFSGGGGGVLQGTTCEAILCTVVAARDQMLKKIGRENINKLVVYGSDQTHSALQKAAQIAGINPNNFRAIATTKDNAFGLTAEAFRAAVESDIESGLVPLFLCATIGTTSSTAVDPLAPLCEVAQEYGIWVHVDAAYAGSVCICPEYRHYLDGIENANSFSLNAHKWFLTTLDCCCLWVKDPSALVKTLSTYPEYLRNKASETKQVVDYKDWQITLSRRFRSLKLWLVLRSYGIANLRKFLRSHVKMAQDFEGLIEMDKRFQVVVPRKFATVCFRMSPSEIGGNHESVTREEAANNFNAKLLESINESGKIYMTHAVIGGVYVMRFAVGASLTENWHVILAWKVVQEHANALLTTP; this is translated from the coding sequence ATGGGCAGCATTCAGAACCAAGAATCCCACCATGGAAGCTCCGCAGGAACCATTAGACCTCTGGACCCCGAAGAATTCAGAAGGCAAGGCCATTTAGTCATAGACTTTCTTGCTGACTATTACAACAATGTCGAAAAATATCCTGTCCGTAGCCAAGTCGAACCGGGCTATCTCAAGAAACGGATGCCCGAATCCGCTCCATATGACCCGGAACCCATTGAAGAAATCCTTCGTGATGTTCAGAAGGATATTGTTCCGGGCATTACACATTGGCAGAGCCCCAGCTATTTTGCTTACTTCCCGGCCAGCGGAAGCATTGCTGGATTTCTTGGAGAAATTCTTGGAATTGGCTTCAACATTGTTGGATTCAACTGGATGTCGTCCCCCGCCGCCACCGAGCTCGAGAGCATCGTCATGGATTGGCTCGGGAAAATGCTTAAGCTTCCTGCCAAGTTCTTGTTCTCCGGCGGCGGTGGTGGCGTTTTGCAGGGCACCACCTGTGAGGCCATACTGTGCACGGTGGTCGCCGCCAGGGATCAGATGCTCAAGAAGATTGGCAGAGAAAACATCAACAAATTAGTCGTCTACGGATCGGATCAAACCCACTCCGCATTGCAGAAGGCAGCTCAGATTGCGGGAATCAACCCCAATAATTTCCGCGCAATCGCAACCACAAAAGATAATGCATTTGGATTAACAGCAGAGGCTTTCCGGGCTGCAGTTGAGTCAGATATTGAATCCGGACTGGTGCCACTATTCCTATGCGCCACCATTGGAACGACGTCATCCACCGCCGTGGATCCACTCGCGCCGCTGTGTGAGGTGGCGCAGGAGTACGGAATCTGGGTGCACGTCGACGCGGCGTACGCGGGGAGCGTTTGCATTTGTCCGGAGTATCGTCATTACCTGGACGGAATAGAGAACGCGAACTCGTTCAGCTTGAACGCACACAAATGGTTCTTAACAACTCTGGATTGCTGCTGTCTGTGGGTGAAAGACCCGAGCGCGCTGGTGAAAACTCTGTCAACATATCCAGAATATCTGAGAAACAAAGCCTCCGAAACGAAGCAGGTGGTGGACTACAAAGACTGGCAAATCACTCTCAGCCGCCGCTTCCGCTCGCTCAAACTCTGGTTGGTCCTCCGTAGCTACGGTATCGCCAACTTGAGGAAATTCCTGCGCAGCCACGTGAAAATGGCTCAGGACTTCGAAGGGCTGATAGAAATGGACAAGCGGTTCCAAGTGGTGGTGCCGAGAAAATTCGCCACCGTGTGCTTCCGCATGTCGCCGTCGGAGATCGGCGGAAACCACGAGAGTGTGACCAGGGAGGAAGCAGCAAATAATTTCAACGCCAAACTGCTGGAGTCGATAAACGAATCGGGTAAGATTTACATGACCCACGCGGTAATTGGGGGAGTATACGTGATGCGGTTCGCAGTAGGGGCGAGTCTCACCGAAAACTGGCACGTGATTTTGGCCTGGAAGGTGGTGCAGGAGCATGCAAATGCGCTGCTAACGACGCCGTGA